From the genome of Geminocystis herdmanii PCC 6308, one region includes:
- a CDS encoding slr1659 superfamily regulator, whose amino-acid sequence MENKTVKGEDYLVELNESNKTIKFVGELSLGGPQEYSLIKDLLELSTENEPKNITIDLRELSFLNSSGISMLSKFVIGLRKYKLLQLIILGSEQIPWQKKSLKNLQKFLPGLKLEIH is encoded by the coding sequence ATGGAAAATAAAACAGTAAAAGGAGAGGATTACTTAGTAGAATTAAATGAAAGTAATAAGACAATTAAATTTGTCGGAGAATTAAGTTTAGGAGGACCTCAAGAATATAGTTTAATCAAAGACTTATTAGAATTAAGTACTGAAAACGAGCCTAAAAATATCACGATCGATCTTAGAGAATTATCTTTTTTAAATAGTTCTGGTATAAGTATGTTATCGAAATTTGTCATCGGTTTAAGAAAATATAAACTATTGCAATTAATTATATTAGGTTCAGAGCAAATTCCTTGGCAAAAAAAATCCTTAAAAAATTTACAAAAATTTCTACCCGGTTTAAAATTAGAAATTCATTAA
- a CDS encoding cation:proton antiporter — MIISLIWVLFMGFFAGQIARRLKLPPLVGMILIGIILGSQVGNILSESMLESADSFRVIAVMVILMKAGLGLDADKLSKQGTVALRLGFLPASCESIVVALVSMWLLDFDFATGLLLGCIIGAESPAVIVPGMLRLKSLGWGVEKGISDAILTGSALSDVMLLLVFSLLLAFFANTSEGFTFANFHLTALQLLPFQIIIQISLGILMGWATAHILVSLLRRQKWTQNSTQDALITVIIALFLVVSAENYPFFSGYLAVMATGFFLIELDAPLARNLRKGFDNLWIVAEIILFVLLGATIPLGVLTNYLLLGILLLSIGTLIGRGIGWFLSTWGSNWTWKERLFLLPGNSAKATVQAAIGGIPLAQGIEGGETILAIAALSILITAPLGAWGIPTFAPKLLEKGEIDPTKINLTQKSILLTPIPADATLTGILLKTAEIARKSDSEVIVLHVTDEENSEILREIETKIKQVLMDINHQLIITSGVITEEIVRIAKEYQVTEIIMGKHTYNSFDELFVGSISQGVLENATVPIILVNN, encoded by the coding sequence ATGATAATAAGTTTAATTTGGGTTTTATTTATGGGCTTTTTTGCAGGACAAATTGCCCGTAGATTAAAGTTACCCCCCTTAGTAGGGATGATTTTAATTGGTATTATTCTAGGCTCTCAAGTCGGCAATATTCTTAGTGAGAGTATGTTAGAATCCGCCGACTCTTTTCGGGTTATTGCTGTTATGGTTATTCTCATGAAGGCTGGATTAGGATTAGATGCGGATAAACTATCAAAACAAGGTACAGTGGCACTCAGATTAGGATTTTTACCTGCTAGTTGTGAATCGATCGTGGTGGCTTTAGTTTCAATGTGGCTTTTAGATTTTGATTTCGCTACGGGTTTATTATTGGGGTGTATTATTGGTGCAGAATCTCCGGCGGTAATTGTACCGGGGATGTTACGGCTAAAAAGTTTGGGTTGGGGGGTAGAAAAAGGCATTAGTGATGCGATTTTGACGGGGAGCGCTTTATCGGATGTAATGTTGTTATTAGTTTTTAGTTTGTTATTAGCTTTTTTTGCTAATACTAGCGAAGGATTTACTTTCGCTAATTTTCATCTTACGGCTTTACAATTATTACCATTTCAGATAATCATACAAATTTCTTTAGGTATTTTAATGGGGTGGGCAACGGCTCACATTTTAGTCTCTTTATTACGCCGTCAAAAATGGACGCAAAACAGTACTCAAGATGCTTTAATTACCGTGATAATTGCTTTATTTTTAGTGGTTAGTGCGGAAAATTATCCTTTTTTCTCTGGTTATTTAGCTGTTATGGCAACGGGATTTTTTCTGATTGAATTGGATGCACCTTTAGCTCGAAATTTGAGGAAGGGATTTGATAATTTATGGATTGTGGCGGAAATTATTTTGTTTGTGCTTTTAGGTGCAACTATTCCTTTAGGTGTATTGACAAATTATCTTTTACTGGGGATATTATTATTATCGATCGGAACGTTAATTGGACGTGGTATCGGGTGGTTTTTGTCAACATGGGGTAGTAATTGGACATGGAAAGAGCGTTTATTTTTGTTACCCGGAAATTCCGCTAAAGCCACAGTACAGGCGGCTATCGGGGGCATTCCATTAGCCCAAGGCATCGAAGGAGGGGAAACTATTTTAGCTATAGCGGCACTATCAATATTAATAACAGCGCCTTTAGGGGCGTGGGGTATTCCCACTTTTGCCCCCAAGTTATTAGAAAAAGGTGAAATTGATCCCACTAAAATTAATCTTACTCAAAAAAGTATCTTATTAACCCCTATTCCTGCCGATGCAACTTTAACGGGAATTTTACTCAAAACCGCAGAGATAGCCAGAAAAAGCGATAGTGAAGTGATTGTGCTTCATGTCACCGATGAAGAAAACTCAGAAATTTTGAGGGAAATAGAGACAAAAATTAAACAAGTATTAATGGATATTAACCATCAATTAATTATTACTTCTGGAGTTATTACTGAAGAAATTGTGCGTATAGCTAAAGAATATCAAGTTACAGAAATTATCATGGGTAAACATACTTATAACTCTTTCGATGAATTATTTGTTGGTTCAATTTCTCAAGGGGTTTTAGAAAATGCCACCGTCCCGATTATACTTGTCAATAATTAA
- a CDS encoding aminopeptidase P N-terminal domain-containing protein, with translation MITFTEYQQRRQKFMSVIGKGVAVFRSAPQSVMHNDVEYVYRQDSDFYYLTGFNESEAVAVFAPNHEEHQFILFVQPKDLASEIWTGYRVGVEGAKDVYGADVVYPINELDEKLPQYLITGDRIYYHLSRDVSFNEKIIYHWRKLIGSYPKNGRGPKALEDSNFVLHPLRSIKSEAEIVMIRKATELSVKGHQRAREFAQPGRYEYEIQAEIEHTFRQLGGDGVAYPSIVASGGNSCILHYIENNRKIEAGDLLLIDAGCCYGYYNGDITRTFPVNGKFTSQQKDIYQLVLSAQTQAIEQVKPGNTYNQFHDKAVEVLVEGLKELKLLEGDSKEIIEQEKYKPFYMHRTGHWLGLDVHDAGTYKQDKDNWVKFQAGNIVTVEPGIYISPYITPVEGQPEIPDIWKGIGVRIEDDVLVTESGNEVLTSGIEK, from the coding sequence ATGATTACTTTTACAGAATACCAACAACGTCGCCAAAAATTTATGAGTGTTATCGGTAAGGGAGTCGCCGTTTTTCGCAGTGCGCCCCAGTCCGTTATGCACAACGATGTAGAATATGTTTATCGTCAAGATAGCGATTTTTATTACTTGACGGGTTTTAATGAGTCGGAAGCGGTGGCAGTTTTTGCTCCTAACCATGAAGAACATCAATTCATTCTTTTTGTACAACCAAAAGATTTAGCCTCAGAAATTTGGACAGGTTATCGAGTGGGAGTGGAAGGGGCTAAAGATGTTTATGGTGCTGATGTGGTTTATCCTATCAACGAATTAGATGAAAAATTACCTCAATATCTGATTACGGGCGATCGAATTTACTATCATTTAAGTCGAGATGTCTCTTTCAATGAAAAAATTATTTATCATTGGCGAAAGTTAATCGGTAGTTATCCCAAAAATGGACGAGGACCAAAAGCCTTAGAAGATAGTAACTTTGTTTTGCATCCCTTACGATCGATCAAAAGTGAAGCGGAAATTGTCATGATACGCAAAGCTACGGAATTGTCAGTAAAAGGACATCAACGGGCAAGGGAATTTGCCCAACCGGGGCGTTATGAGTATGAAATTCAAGCGGAAATAGAACATACCTTTAGGCAATTAGGAGGTGATGGGGTTGCTTATCCCTCGATCGTAGCATCAGGAGGAAATTCTTGTATTTTGCACTATATCGAAAATAATCGTAAAATCGAAGCAGGAGATTTATTATTAATAGATGCAGGATGTTGCTACGGTTATTATAACGGTGATATTACCCGAACTTTCCCCGTAAATGGTAAATTTACATCTCAACAAAAAGACATCTATCAATTAGTATTATCCGCTCAAACCCAAGCCATAGAGCAAGTAAAACCGGGAAATACCTATAATCAATTTCATGATAAAGCCGTAGAAGTGTTAGTGGAAGGCTTAAAAGAGCTTAAACTATTAGAGGGTGACAGTAAAGAAATTATTGAACAAGAAAAGTATAAACCCTTTTATATGCACCGTACAGGGCATTGGTTAGGGCTAGATGTCCATGACGCTGGGACATACAAACAGGATAAAGATAATTGGGTAAAATTTCAAGCGGGTAATATTGTCACCGTTGAGCCGGGTATTTATATTTCACCTTACATTACCCCAGTAGAAGGGCAACCAGAAATTCCAGATATATGGAAAGGTATCGGTGTCAGAATCGAAGATGATGTGTTAGTTACCGAATCTGGTAATGAAGTTTTAACCAGTGGGATTGAGAAATAA
- a CDS encoding carbon dioxide-concentrating mechanism protein CcmK, producing the protein MPEAVGVIQTLGFPAILAAADTMVKAARVTLVYFDKAEKGDFVIAIRGPVSEVKRAMAEGIREAGNVFGGIVQTHYIIPNPPPNVVDVLPIEYTEKSQPYRF; encoded by the coding sequence ATGCCTGAAGCAGTAGGAGTTATTCAAACTTTAGGATTCCCCGCTATTTTAGCAGCCGCCGATACCATGGTTAAAGCGGCAAGGGTGACTTTAGTTTATTTTGATAAAGCAGAAAAAGGTGATTTTGTCATCGCTATTCGTGGTCCGGTTTCTGAGGTTAAACGGGCTATGGCTGAAGGCATCCGAGAGGCAGGAAATGTCTTCGGTGGTATAGTGCAAACTCACTATATTATTCCTAATCCGCCTCCGAATGTGGTAGATGTATTGCCGATCGAATATACAGAAAAGTCTCAACCTTATCGTTTTTAA
- a CDS encoding DUF6272 family protein, with protein sequence MQIFGDFIQQFPPEKDSLELTFTPTSIPLKKRWRNNRLSAYFIADYFTTFLPLDDGDAEQQKRIEESKSAVSYIANELLENAMKYNDENSNSQIEFGVHFLNNNNLIAVIFATNSIKLDDRKKLQDFIARLSSEDTEFLYMEQLEKNALSDVEDDCSGLGFLTIINDYGGKIGWKFDSIEPFNIVTTMVQIQV encoded by the coding sequence ATGCAAATTTTTGGTGATTTTATTCAACAATTTCCCCCAGAAAAAGATTCTTTAGAATTGACTTTTACTCCAACTTCTATTCCTTTGAAAAAACGTTGGCGAAATAATCGTTTATCCGCTTACTTTATTGCGGATTATTTTACGACTTTTTTACCTTTAGATGATGGAGATGCCGAACAACAAAAACGCATTGAAGAAAGTAAAAGTGCTGTTTCTTATATTGCTAATGAGTTGTTAGAAAATGCTATGAAATATAATGACGAAAATAGTAATTCTCAAATCGAATTTGGAGTACATTTTTTAAATAATAACAATTTAATTGCGGTTATTTTTGCTACTAATAGTATTAAATTAGATGATAGAAAAAAATTACAAGATTTTATTGCTAGATTATCTTCTGAAGACACAGAATTTCTTTATATGGAGCAGTTAGAAAAAAATGCTTTGAGTGATGTGGAAGATGATTGTTCAGGATTGGGTTTTTTAACTATAATTAATGATTATGGTGGTAAAATTGGTTGGAAGTTTGACTCGATCGAACCCTTTAACATTGTAACAACAATGGTACAAATACAAGTTTAA
- the hypA gene encoding hydrogenase maturation nickel metallochaperone HypA: MHEIGIMEETLNLAIDYAMEEKATEITEITMAIGKMSGVVPSALQFAFDVIKHSSIEQNQSINVKNAQLKIELLPIICYCDSCQERFTPEEWIFQCPQCNLFSNKIIQGKEIKLISMQIENEK, translated from the coding sequence ATGCACGAAATCGGCATCATGGAAGAAACTTTAAATCTTGCGATTGACTATGCAATGGAAGAAAAGGCAACGGAAATAACTGAAATTACCATGGCGATTGGTAAAATGTCGGGAGTTGTACCTTCGGCTTTACAATTCGCTTTTGATGTTATTAAACACAGTTCGATCGAACAAAACCAGTCGATAAATGTGAAAAATGCTCAACTAAAAATAGAGTTATTACCAATTATTTGTTACTGTGATTCTTGTCAAGAAAGATTTACTCCAGAGGAATGGATTTTTCAATGTCCTCAATGTAATTTATTTAGTAATAAAATTATTCAAGGAAAGGAAATTAAGTTAATATCGATGCAAATTGAAAATGAGAAATAG
- a CDS encoding hydrogenase maturation protease, giving the protein MLSNNIKNNKENDHKCLIIGYGNTLRNDDGVGQIVAKKVEELSLNNVECIYQHQLTPELVEKIKDFYQVFFIDASHDRAAPFHDRTVPLRDRTEVKLIKLPRLNIDNSQDYGHYCNPEYLLYLTNLIYHKNPESFLITIPIENLNLGEELSILAQKGMEKAIEIIKEMILKTE; this is encoded by the coding sequence ATGTTGTCTAATAATATTAAAAATAATAAAGAAAATGATCATAAATGTTTAATAATTGGTTATGGAAATACTTTAAGAAATGATGATGGGGTTGGGCAAATTGTAGCGAAAAAAGTAGAAGAATTGAGTTTAAATAATGTAGAATGTATTTATCAACATCAATTAACTCCTGAATTAGTAGAAAAAATTAAGGACTTTTATCAAGTATTTTTCATTGATGCTAGTCACGATCGCGCAGCGCCGTTTCACGATCGCACAGTGCCACTTCGTGATCGAACTGAAGTAAAGCTGATAAAATTACCAAGACTTAATATTGATAATTCTCAGGATTATGGGCATTACTGTAATCCTGAATACTTGTTATATTTGACTAACTTAATTTATCATAAAAATCCTGAAAGTTTTTTAATAACTATTCCCATTGAAAATCTGAATTTGGGAGAAGAATTATCTATCTTAGCTCAAAAAGGTATGGAAAAAGCGATCGAAATTATCAAAGAAATGATTTTAAAAACAGAGTAA
- a CDS encoding DUF3155 domain-containing protein — MARKRKRKSRRRLEGRKILELVPHYYIESGEDKPVTAARKHIRANGITPPALLVVKRNEHTTDRYFWAEKGLFGAQYVEENHFLFPSLRVIKPQVKVTTPSLSTSH; from the coding sequence TTGGCACGGAAAAGGAAGCGTAAAAGTCGCCGCCGCCTTGAGGGTCGAAAAATTTTAGAACTTGTACCTCACTACTATATCGAAAGTGGAGAAGATAAGCCCGTTACTGCAGCTCGAAAACATATTCGAGCGAACGGAATTACCCCTCCTGCCCTTTTAGTAGTTAAAAGAAATGAGCATACTACCGATCGATATTTTTGGGCTGAAAAAGGACTATTTGGAGCTCAATATGTAGAGGAAAATCATTTTCTTTTCCCTAGTTTAAGAGTAATTAAACCTCAAGTAAAAGTGACTACGCCGTCTTTATCCACAAGTCATTAG
- a CDS encoding carbon dioxide-concentrating mechanism protein CcmK yields MPSQSAVGSLETKGFPGVLAAADAMVKAGRVTLVGYIRVGSARFNVNIRGDVSEVKTAMAAGIEAVAKVEGAALESWVIIPRPHENVCAVLPIDYSDSVEPYRLAVEGVALPPAR; encoded by the coding sequence ATGCCTTCACAATCAGCCGTAGGGTCTCTTGAAACAAAAGGATTTCCCGGGGTTTTAGCCGCCGCCGATGCCATGGTAAAAGCTGGTAGAGTTACTCTTGTGGGTTATATTCGGGTGGGAAGCGCCCGTTTCAACGTCAATATTAGAGGAGATGTTTCCGAAGTTAAAACCGCTATGGCTGCTGGTATTGAGGCGGTGGCAAAAGTAGAAGGTGCCGCTCTCGAATCATGGGTGATTATTCCTCGCCCCCATGAAAATGTTTGTGCTGTGTTGCCGATCGACTACTCAGATTCCGTTGAACCTTATCGCCTAGCGGTGGAAGGTGTCGCCTTACCTCCTGCACGTTAA
- a CDS encoding iron-sulfur cluster assembly accessory protein gives MTQAVMSNSGIQLTENALKHVLMLRQQQGNENLCLRVGVRQGGCSGMSYMMDFENLNNVTEHDDIFDYEGFKLVCDRKSLLYLYGLVLDYSNAMIGGGFQFTNPNANQTCGCGKSFAT, from the coding sequence ATGACACAAGCAGTAATGTCCAATAGCGGTATTCAATTAACAGAAAATGCTCTTAAACACGTTTTAATGTTAAGACAACAACAAGGTAACGAAAATCTCTGTTTACGGGTAGGCGTTAGACAGGGAGGGTGTTCTGGTATGTCTTACATGATGGATTTTGAAAATCTTAACAATGTCACCGAACATGATGATATTTTTGATTATGAAGGTTTTAAACTAGTGTGCGATCGAAAAAGTCTATTATATTTATATGGCTTAGTCTTAGATTACAGTAACGCTATGATTGGAGGCGGTTTTCAATTCACCAATCCCAACGCTAATCAAACCTGTGGTTGCGGTAAATCCTTCGCTACCTAA
- a CDS encoding ATP-binding protein has product MLYKQDIIADSILMGNNSWKILFVGQNNRLCQQLKNYCQNIVFLHRNCSLSETNYSIDTENFFVEYDKVPLIFLFVKNLKNFKFSLPKEFINIKNYHPPKVIVFCSEKQYLWKQKIIDNYDIFDYIEIEKLDFSILENKTITALKSYQQEIKYLNQQHQIINKKNNNYGGDFWQKLLYIFPIALFIKNARINSINRQILWKNTSKILFGINADRNVNNTAFDLFYVMVKNIKEGICIFSEKGDICFVNESVINLLGCQEEELMGKSWLKFLKTHIKNRDFLIENYQSWQQLEYEFKRDDGKIIYLTISCNPIYDSDTNYMGNLAIITEIKNVKKMGDHLLKSEIQLREITALVPGMVFQLGCDFEGKYFITFASNAVKDIFELTPEEVIQDVNKIFNLVDRTQLSELYQVIELSRQYLTEFHYDYQIQTPSGKHKYIRVNSLPQKLPDGSVIWNGIAIDVTIEKQREVALRENALLQRAINSIMRKMRESIDFQVICDTTCAEVRNILDCDRVAVYKFDSDGGGNFVAENIKSESISMVNDKIKRIWNDTFLKTNQGGRYREGESFSVNDVNLANFSQCHLELYQQFGIKSFSIVPIFCGKELWGLLGAYNHQVFSWQSRQINLLRKISTQLGIAIEQAELFLQIKRQSQELKLAKESAEMANIAKSEFLANMSHEIRTPMNAILGFSNLLQDLITDNRAKSYLNSISSSGETLMALINDILDLSKIEAGKMPIQYEVVNLLHLLQEVVNIFYLKAQEKSLDLLLEIDDYIPEIVIFDEVRLRQILFNLIGNAIKFTDQGYVKIIVRNSQNIDPNISNCGFSISIEDTGIGIIPHEIDRIFESFTQQDGQSTRKYGGTGLGLTITKKLVTMLNGNIKVESQVNKGSKFTVEFPSVACSILPSENTVISTDHNLDQFNPSRILVVDDIQSNLDLMDAYFTDTSHQLIFAHNGKEAIQIAVTYRPDVIFLDLKMPDIDGKTIINLLLDNEVTKKIPIIVITASINPEEKKELSNFVDGFLYKPISRHQLVIELKKVLISEEIIPLQSSIKPSESHEITVCKTNQDLFELIIKLEEQYMEQWEIIQQTKITSKIRKFAHSLEEEALQYNCGTLLDYALVVQDQINCFEVELLEKTLTKFPDVVQKIILSC; this is encoded by the coding sequence ATGCTATACAAACAAGACATTATTGCAGACTCAATTTTGATGGGTAATAATTCTTGGAAAATTTTGTTTGTCGGGCAAAATAATCGACTTTGTCAACAGTTAAAAAATTATTGTCAAAATATCGTTTTTCTTCATCGTAATTGTTCTTTATCAGAAACAAATTATTCGATCGATACAGAGAATTTTTTTGTTGAATATGATAAAGTTCCTTTAATTTTTTTATTCGTAAAAAATCTGAAAAATTTTAAATTTTCTTTACCTAAAGAATTTATAAATATCAAAAATTATCATCCGCCAAAAGTGATTGTCTTTTGTTCAGAAAAACAATATTTATGGAAACAAAAAATTATCGACAATTATGATATTTTTGATTATATAGAAATAGAAAAATTAGACTTTTCTATTTTAGAAAATAAAACAATAACTGCCTTAAAAAGTTATCAACAAGAAATTAAGTATTTAAACCAGCAACATCAAATTATTAACAAAAAAAATAATAACTATGGCGGAGATTTTTGGCAGAAATTATTATATATATTCCCTATTGCTTTATTTATCAAAAATGCCAGAATCAATAGTATTAATCGCCAAATTTTATGGAAAAATACTAGCAAAATATTATTTGGGATAAATGCCGATCGAAATGTTAATAATACGGCTTTTGATCTCTTTTACGTCATGGTAAAAAATATCAAAGAAGGTATTTGTATTTTCTCAGAAAAAGGAGATATTTGTTTTGTTAATGAATCCGTAATAAATCTACTAGGTTGTCAGGAAGAAGAACTTATGGGAAAATCTTGGTTAAAATTTCTGAAAACCCATATCAAAAATCGAGATTTTTTAATCGAAAATTATCAGTCTTGGCAACAGTTAGAATATGAATTTAAAAGAGATGATGGCAAGATTATTTATTTAACAATTTCTTGTAATCCTATCTATGATTCCGATACAAATTATATGGGAAATTTAGCTATTATCACAGAGATAAAAAATGTAAAAAAAATGGGAGATCATCTTTTAAAGAGTGAGATACAATTAAGAGAAATAACAGCTTTAGTGCCGGGAATGGTATTTCAATTAGGTTGTGATTTTGAAGGAAAATATTTTATAACTTTTGCAAGTAATGCCGTTAAAGATATTTTTGAACTGACTCCCGAAGAAGTTATCCAAGATGTGAATAAAATTTTTAATTTAGTCGATCGAACTCAATTATCAGAATTATATCAAGTAATAGAATTATCCCGTCAATATTTAACAGAATTTCATTATGATTATCAAATTCAAACCCCTAGCGGTAAACATAAATATATTCGAGTTAATTCTTTACCCCAAAAATTACCCGATGGTAGCGTGATTTGGAATGGTATTGCTATTGATGTAACGATCGAAAAACAAAGAGAAGTTGCCTTAAGAGAAAATGCTTTATTACAGCGTGCCATTAACTCTATTATGCGCAAAATGCGAGAAAGTATTGATTTTCAAGTAATTTGTGATACTACCTGTGCAGAAGTAAGAAATATTTTAGATTGTGATCGAGTGGCAGTGTATAAATTTGACTCAGATGGGGGGGGGAATTTTGTTGCTGAAAACATTAAATCTGAATCAATTTCTATGGTTAATGACAAGATAAAAAGAATCTGGAATGATACTTTTTTAAAAACTAATCAAGGAGGAAGGTATCGTGAAGGAGAAAGTTTTTCGGTAAATGATGTCAACTTAGCTAATTTTTCTCAATGTCATTTAGAATTATATCAACAATTTGGAATTAAATCTTTTTCGATCGTGCCGATTTTTTGCGGTAAAGAATTATGGGGTTTATTAGGTGCTTATAATCATCAAGTTTTTTCTTGGCAATCTCGACAGATAAATCTTTTAAGAAAAATATCAACTCAATTAGGTATCGCCATCGAACAAGCGGAATTGTTTTTACAAATTAAACGACAATCTCAAGAATTAAAATTAGCAAAAGAATCCGCAGAAATGGCAAATATTGCTAAGAGTGAATTTTTAGCAAATATGAGTCATGAAATCCGTACCCCCATGAATGCTATCTTAGGTTTTTCTAATTTATTACAAGATTTAATTACAGATAATAGAGCAAAAAGTTATCTTAATTCTATTTCTTCTAGTGGTGAAACTTTAATGGCATTAATTAACGATATTTTAGACTTATCTAAAATTGAAGCAGGAAAAATGCCCATACAATATGAGGTGGTAAATTTATTACATTTATTGCAAGAAGTTGTGAATATTTTTTATCTCAAAGCTCAAGAAAAATCCTTAGATTTACTCTTAGAAATAGATGATTATATTCCCGAAATAGTTATTTTTGATGAAGTAAGATTGAGACAAATTCTATTTAATTTAATCGGTAATGCCATTAAATTTACTGATCAAGGATATGTCAAAATTATTGTCAGGAATAGTCAAAATATTGATCCTAATATCTCTAATTGTGGTTTTTCTATTTCGATCGAAGACACAGGAATAGGTATTATCCCCCATGAGATCGATCGAATTTTTGAATCCTTTACTCAACAAGATGGACAAAGTACTCGTAAATATGGTGGCACAGGCTTAGGATTAACCATTACCAAAAAATTAGTCACCATGCTTAACGGTAACATAAAAGTAGAAAGTCAAGTAAATAAAGGTAGTAAATTTACTGTAGAATTTCCCTCAGTAGCTTGTAGTATTTTGCCGTCAGAAAATACCGTTATTTCTACTGATCATAACCTAGATCAATTCAATCCTAGTCGAATTTTAGTAGTCGATGATATTCAATCTAATTTAGACTTAATGGACGCTTATTTTACCGATACATCTCATCAATTAATCTTTGCTCATAATGGTAAAGAAGCAATACAAATAGCCGTTACATATCGTCCAGATGTCATCTTTTTAGACTTAAAAATGCCCGATATTGACGGAAAAACTATCATTAATTTATTACTAGATAATGAAGTCACAAAAAAAATCCCAATTATTGTGATTACAGCATCAATAAATCCCGAAGAAAAAAAAGAATTAAGTAATTTTGTGGATGGTTTTTTATATAAACCAATTAGTCGCCATCAGTTAGTAATAGAATTAAAAAAAGTATTAATTTCTGAAGAAATAATCCCTCTTCAATCCTCTATAAAACCTTCTGAAAGTCATGAGATAACTGTATGTAAAACTAATCAAGATTTATTTGAATTAATTATTAAATTAGAAGAACAATATATGGAGCAATGGGAAATCATACAACAAACAAAAATAACCTCTAAAATTAGAAAATTTGCCCATAGTTTAGAAGAAGAAGCATTACAGTATAATTGTGGAACTTTATTAGATTATGCTTTAGTTGTACAGGATCAAATTAATTGTTTTGAAGTAGAATTATTAGAAAAAACCTTAACTAAATTTCCTGATGTCGTCCAAAAAATTATCCTTTCTTGTTAG
- a CDS encoding PIN domain-containing protein: MKKLTVVYDACVLYPAPLRDLLMWLAMTDLFQAKWTNKIHEEWMRNVLKNRPDLTLAQLDRAAPFHDRTKQLMNSHIKDALVTGYEYLIPSLTLPDADDIHVLATAIHGKADLILTFNLKDFPDFILTNYKIYAIHPDEFILELIDIAETIIIQAISQHRMNLKNPPLTIQEYLNCLSNQGLIETVEVLKEILL; the protein is encoded by the coding sequence GTGAAAAAATTAACGGTTGTTTATGATGCTTGTGTATTATATCCTGCACCATTGCGAGATTTGCTAATGTGGTTAGCGATGACAGATTTGTTTCAAGCAAAATGGACAAATAAAATTCACGAAGAATGGATGAGAAATGTTCTTAAAAATCGTCCTGATTTGACTTTAGCACAACTCGATCGCGCAGCGCCGTTTCACGATCGCACTAAACAATTAATGAATAGTCATATCAAAGATGCTTTAGTGACAGGATATGAATATCTTATTCCTAGTTTAACTCTTCCAGATGCTGATGATATTCATGTTTTAGCAACAGCAATTCATGGAAAAGCAGACTTGATTCTTACTTTCAATCTTAAAGATTTTCCTGATTTTATTCTCACTAATTACAAAATTTATGCCATTCATCCAGACGAATTTATTTTAGAGTTAATTGATATTGCTGAAACAATTATTATTCAGGCAATAAGTCAACATAGAATGAATTTAAAAAATCCTCCTTTAACGATACAAGAATATCTCAATTGTCTTTCTAACCAAGGATTAATTGAAACAGTGGAAGTGTTAAAAGAAATTTTATTATAA